TGCCCAAGAGGCCATGGGGGAATATCTCCTTTTCCTTCATGCTGATACCCGCCTGCCTGAAGGGTTTGCCGATCAGGTCTGCCAACTCCTTTCCAGACCTGAAATATCGGCCGGGGCCTTTCAACTCCAATTTGATCCCCCCCTTTTTGGACTGAGGATCATCGGGTGGTTGGCCAACTGGCGTTCCAGATTCTTCCAACTTCCTTATGGTGACCAGGCCATCTTCCTCCGGGCCGAGCGGTTTCGGGCCATGGGTGGGTTTTCGAATATCCCAATCATGGAGGATTTGGATCTGATCCGCCGTTTGGGACGCCAGGGCCGGATAGCCATCGCCCCCCTCCCGGTACTTACCTCTTCCCGGCGCTGGAAGAATTCTGGTATCTGGAGAACGACCCTTAAAAACCAGGTTGCCTTAGCAGCTTACGGAGTGGGGTTTTCACCGGATCGCCTGGCCCGCTGGTACCATAAAAAAAAGGGGTAAGGGGCGCCACAAAACATGAAAAACCGAATGTCGAATATCGAATATCGAATATCGAAGGCTGAAGGTTGCAGGAAGGGTTAACCCCTCTTGAAACCGGCAACTTTATTTCTTTAACTGACCCCTGCCCCCCGATCCCAG
The nucleotide sequence above comes from Deltaproteobacteria bacterium. Encoded proteins:
- a CDS encoding TIGR04283 family arsenosugar biosynthesis glycosyltransferase, with protein sequence MPLWERWKAGLSEPLPVISIIIPVLNEAREIPLALARIPSEPFYETIVVDGGSNDRTAGLAAFWGAKVLSSPRGRARQMNTGAQEAMGEYLLFLHADTRLPEGFADQVCQLLSRPEISAGAFQLQFDPPLFGLRIIGWLANWRSRFFQLPYGDQAIFLRAERFRAMGGFSNIPIMEDLDLIRRLGRQGRIAIAPLPVLTSSRRWKNSGIWRTTLKNQVALAAYGVGFSPDRLARWYHKKKG